From the genome of Epinephelus moara isolate mb chromosome 10, YSFRI_EMoa_1.0, whole genome shotgun sequence, one region includes:
- the klhl26 gene encoding kelch-like protein 26 isoform X1 — MAESDGGDFASKHPQSSMANKNSTLRCTFSAPSHSATLLQGLSILRAQGQLLDVVLAINEERFQVHKAVLAACSDYFRAMFTGGMKESNQDKIELKGLSARGLKHIIDFAYSAEVTLDLDCIQDVLGAAVFLQMVPVVELCEEFLKSAMSVETCLHIGQMATTFSLSSLKESVDAFTFRHFLQIAEEEDFLHIPMERLVFFLQSNKLKNCSEIDLFHAAIRWLQYDECRRAQASSVLCHVRFPLMRSSELVDSVQTVDIMVEDVLCRQYLLEAFNYQILPFRQHEMQSSRTIIRSDVYSVITFGGTPYTDNDRTVSTKVYHLPDTASRQFKELTEMETGCSHACVAVLDNFVYVVGGQHLQYRSGEGAVDSCYRYDPHLSQWLRIQPLQEARIQFQLNVLHGQLYATGGRNRSGSLSSVECYCPKKNEWTNVEPLKRRIWGHAGTPCGEKLYISGGYGVSLDDKKTLHCYDPASDQWDFRAPMNEPRVLHAMISTKDRVYALGGRMDHVDRCFDVLAVEYYIPENDQWTTVSPMRAGQSEAGCCLLDNKIYIVGGYNWHLNNVTSIVQVYNTETDEWERDLHFPESFAGIACTPIILPQNTTQR, encoded by the exons ATGGCGGAGTCGGATGGCGGGGATTTTGCTTCGAAACATCCACAGAGCAG taTGGCTAACAAGAATAGCACCCTCCGCTGTACATTCTCCGCCCCAAGCCACAGTGCCACTCTCCTCCAGGGCTTGTCCATCTTGCGGGCTCAAGGCCAACTACTTGACGTTGTGCTGGCCATCAATGAGGAGCGCTTCCAGGTCCACAAAGCTGTGCTGGCCGCCTGTAGTGATTACTTCAG AGCAATGTTTACCGGAGGCATGAAGGAGTCAAATCAAGACAAAATCGAGCTGAAGGGTCTGTCCGCCCGTGGGCTCAAACATATCATTGACTTTGCCTACAGTGCAGAAGTCACTTTAGACTTGGACTGTATTCAGGATGTCCTTGGGGCAGCTGTGTTCCTCCAGATGGTCCCGGTCGTGGAGCTCTGCGAGGAGTTCCTCAAGTCAGCAATGAGCGTGGAGACCTGCCTGCACATCGGCCAGATGGCCACCACCTTCAGCCTGTCTTCCCTCAAAGAGTCGGTGGACGCCTTCACCTTCCGCCACTTCCTCCAGATCGCAGAGGAGGAGGACTTCCTGCACATTCCCATGGAGCGCCTCGTCTTCTTCCTGCAGAGCAACAAACTGAAGAACTGTAGCGAAATCGACCTCTTCCACGCCGCCATCAGGTGGCTCCAGTATGACGAGTGTCGCCGGGCTCAAGCCAGCAGCGTCCTCTGCCATGTGCGCTTCCCACTTATGCGCTCCTCTGAGCTGGTGGACAGTGTTCAGACAGTGGACATCATGGTGGAGGACGTACTGTGCCGCCAGTACCTCCTTGAGGCCTTCAATTACCAGATTCTTCCTTTCCGACAGCACGAGATGCAGTCTTCACGGACCATCATACGGTCTGACGTCTATTCAGTCATCACTTTTGGTGGGACGCCCTACACTGACAACGACCGCACAGTGAGCACCAAGGTGTACCATCTCCCCGACACGGCTTCCCGCCAGTTCAAAGAGCTGACAGAGATGGAGACGGGGTGCAGCCACGCTTGTGTTGCCGTGCTTGATAACTTTGTGTACGTCGTTGGTGGACAGCACTTACAGTACCGCAGCGGCGAGGGGGCAGTAGACAGCTGTTACCGCTACGACCCGCATCTGAGCCAGTGGTTGCGCATTCAGCCTTTGCAGGAGGCTCGCATCCAGTTTCAGCTCAATGTGCTGCATGGACAGCTGTACGCCACCGGAGGGCGCAATCGATCTGGCAGTCTGTCATCTGTAGAGTGTTACTGCCCAAAGAAGAACGAGTGGACTAATGTGGAGCCATTAAAACGCAGGATTTGGGGTCATGCAGGGACTCCCTGTGGGGAGAAGCTGTACATCTCAGGGGGTTACGGCGTCTCGTTGGACGACAAGAAGACTCTTCACTGCTACGACCCAGCGTCAGACCAGTGGGACTTCAGAGCTCCCATGAATGAACCCAGAGTGTTGCATGCCATGATCAGCACCAAGGATCGGGTTTATGCTCTGGGCGGTCGAATGGACCACGTGGACCGCTGTTTCGATGTGCTCGCGGTCGAGTATTACATTCCAGAGAACGACCAGTGGACCACCGTcagtcccatgagagcagggcAGTCTGAGGCAGGCTGCTGTTTACTGGACAACAAGATCTACATCGTCGGGGGCTACAACTGGCACCTGAACAATGTCACAAGCATCGTGCAGGTGtacaacacagagacagatgagTGGGAGAGAGATTTGCACTTCCCAGAATCCTTTGCTGGCATTGCTTGTACACCGATTATTCTTCCACAAAATACCACACAACGCTAA
- the klhl26 gene encoding kelch-like protein 26 isoform X2 — protein sequence MAESDGGDFASKHPQSRAMFTGGMKESNQDKIELKGLSARGLKHIIDFAYSAEVTLDLDCIQDVLGAAVFLQMVPVVELCEEFLKSAMSVETCLHIGQMATTFSLSSLKESVDAFTFRHFLQIAEEEDFLHIPMERLVFFLQSNKLKNCSEIDLFHAAIRWLQYDECRRAQASSVLCHVRFPLMRSSELVDSVQTVDIMVEDVLCRQYLLEAFNYQILPFRQHEMQSSRTIIRSDVYSVITFGGTPYTDNDRTVSTKVYHLPDTASRQFKELTEMETGCSHACVAVLDNFVYVVGGQHLQYRSGEGAVDSCYRYDPHLSQWLRIQPLQEARIQFQLNVLHGQLYATGGRNRSGSLSSVECYCPKKNEWTNVEPLKRRIWGHAGTPCGEKLYISGGYGVSLDDKKTLHCYDPASDQWDFRAPMNEPRVLHAMISTKDRVYALGGRMDHVDRCFDVLAVEYYIPENDQWTTVSPMRAGQSEAGCCLLDNKIYIVGGYNWHLNNVTSIVQVYNTETDEWERDLHFPESFAGIACTPIILPQNTTQR from the exons ATGGCGGAGTCGGATGGCGGGGATTTTGCTTCGAAACATCCACAGAGCAG AGCAATGTTTACCGGAGGCATGAAGGAGTCAAATCAAGACAAAATCGAGCTGAAGGGTCTGTCCGCCCGTGGGCTCAAACATATCATTGACTTTGCCTACAGTGCAGAAGTCACTTTAGACTTGGACTGTATTCAGGATGTCCTTGGGGCAGCTGTGTTCCTCCAGATGGTCCCGGTCGTGGAGCTCTGCGAGGAGTTCCTCAAGTCAGCAATGAGCGTGGAGACCTGCCTGCACATCGGCCAGATGGCCACCACCTTCAGCCTGTCTTCCCTCAAAGAGTCGGTGGACGCCTTCACCTTCCGCCACTTCCTCCAGATCGCAGAGGAGGAGGACTTCCTGCACATTCCCATGGAGCGCCTCGTCTTCTTCCTGCAGAGCAACAAACTGAAGAACTGTAGCGAAATCGACCTCTTCCACGCCGCCATCAGGTGGCTCCAGTATGACGAGTGTCGCCGGGCTCAAGCCAGCAGCGTCCTCTGCCATGTGCGCTTCCCACTTATGCGCTCCTCTGAGCTGGTGGACAGTGTTCAGACAGTGGACATCATGGTGGAGGACGTACTGTGCCGCCAGTACCTCCTTGAGGCCTTCAATTACCAGATTCTTCCTTTCCGACAGCACGAGATGCAGTCTTCACGGACCATCATACGGTCTGACGTCTATTCAGTCATCACTTTTGGTGGGACGCCCTACACTGACAACGACCGCACAGTGAGCACCAAGGTGTACCATCTCCCCGACACGGCTTCCCGCCAGTTCAAAGAGCTGACAGAGATGGAGACGGGGTGCAGCCACGCTTGTGTTGCCGTGCTTGATAACTTTGTGTACGTCGTTGGTGGACAGCACTTACAGTACCGCAGCGGCGAGGGGGCAGTAGACAGCTGTTACCGCTACGACCCGCATCTGAGCCAGTGGTTGCGCATTCAGCCTTTGCAGGAGGCTCGCATCCAGTTTCAGCTCAATGTGCTGCATGGACAGCTGTACGCCACCGGAGGGCGCAATCGATCTGGCAGTCTGTCATCTGTAGAGTGTTACTGCCCAAAGAAGAACGAGTGGACTAATGTGGAGCCATTAAAACGCAGGATTTGGGGTCATGCAGGGACTCCCTGTGGGGAGAAGCTGTACATCTCAGGGGGTTACGGCGTCTCGTTGGACGACAAGAAGACTCTTCACTGCTACGACCCAGCGTCAGACCAGTGGGACTTCAGAGCTCCCATGAATGAACCCAGAGTGTTGCATGCCATGATCAGCACCAAGGATCGGGTTTATGCTCTGGGCGGTCGAATGGACCACGTGGACCGCTGTTTCGATGTGCTCGCGGTCGAGTATTACATTCCAGAGAACGACCAGTGGACCACCGTcagtcccatgagagcagggcAGTCTGAGGCAGGCTGCTGTTTACTGGACAACAAGATCTACATCGTCGGGGGCTACAACTGGCACCTGAACAATGTCACAAGCATCGTGCAGGTGtacaacacagagacagatgagTGGGAGAGAGATTTGCACTTCCCAGAATCCTTTGCTGGCATTGCTTGTACACCGATTATTCTTCCACAAAATACCACACAACGCTAA